The proteins below are encoded in one region of Peromyscus eremicus chromosome 10, PerEre_H2_v1, whole genome shotgun sequence:
- the Mepe gene encoding matrix extracellular phosphoglycoprotein isoform X1, with amino-acid sequence MQAMAVCVGLLLFSVTWAAPVKFQPQTVKTRQGCVEEQRANRMLNEEESTTNQGSAHGDLTASMHPEPTGIKGAENVGDALLNRPDQERYGATLVRSNPQPIKRPVTRTELRRDKNREKKPKSVPSMIPADINDAKDHFKDEENQQRYLLSRNSSVKSKHTHQVRRSTHYLAHLPQIRKIPGDFEGSGSPYTQVRGDNDVPPFSGDGQHFLDIPGKGGAVGPGLDSSASHRGLSGSDKAEIGNPQTSGLGSNEIPEKERHGDAIPTGDGDETAHRAGAAGVSLAEGGNDITGSTNFRELPGKEGNRVDAGSQNAHQGKVEFHYPRAPSKEKPKGGSRDSAGSASYNEIPKRGKGSSRKDAGESYRNQVTWTEKQRFPGKGKSQGQVLPSHSLGNEIKSKGDSSNAPSSEGIIITHSRKNHYVLHGQNNSTRNTGMSQRRGAWPSRRPHAHRRFSPRRSDSSESSSDSSSESDGD; translated from the exons ATGCAGgccatggccgtgtgtgttggactgctcctcttcagtgtgaCCTGGGCAGCACCAGTAA AATTTCAACCACAGACTGTGAAAACTAGGCAAGGCTGTGTAGAAGAACAGAGAGCAAACAG GATGCTGAATGAAGAGGAGAGCACCACCAACCAAGGCAGTGCCCATGGGGACCTAACAGCATCTATGCATCCTGAGCCCACAGGGATTAAAGGAGCAGAGAATGTAGGGGATGCCCTCCTTAACCGGCCTGACCAGGAAAGATATGGTGCCACTCTCGTCAGAAGTAACCCACAGCCTATAAAGAGACCGGTGACGAGGACTGAACTACGGAGGgacaaaaacagagagaagaaacctAAGAGTGTTCCAAGCATGATTCCAGCAGATATCAACGATGCTAAAGACCACTTCAAAGATGAAGAGAATCAACAGAGGTATCTGCTATCCCGGAACAGCTCAGTAAAAAGCAAACATACCCATCAGGTCCGACGGAGCACTCACTATCTAGCACATCTGCCCCAAATCAGAAAGATCCCCGGGGACTTTGAAGGCAGTGGTTCCCCATACACTCAAGTGAGGGGGGATAATGACGTCCCTCCTTTCAGTGGGGACGGGCAACATTTCTTGGACATTCCTGGCAAAGGAGGTGCTGTAGGGCCTGGTCTGGACAGCTCCGCTAGTCACAGGGGCCTCTCGGGCTCTGACAAAGCTGAGATTGGTAACCCGCAAACAAGTGGATTGGGTTCTAACGAGatcccagagaaagagagacatggCGATGCCATTCCAACCGGAGACGGAGACGAAACGGCACACCGGGCAGGTGCTGCTGGTGTGAGCCTTGCGGAGGGCGGCAACGACATCACAGGCAGCACTAATTTTAGGGAACTCCCtggaaaagaaggaaacagaGTTGATGCCGGCAGCCAAAATGCCCATCAAGGGAAAGTCGAATTTCACTACCCACGAGCGCCCTCCAAAGAGAAGCCGAAAGGGGGCAGCCGCGACAGTGCGGGGAGCGCCAGTTACAATGAGATTCCCAAGCGCGGCAAAGGAAGTTCTAGGAAAGATGCCGGAGAATCCTACAGGAACCAAGTGAcctggactgaaaaacaaagattTCCGGGAAAAGGCAAAAGCCAGGGCCAGGTTCTTCCTTCTCACAGTCTTGGTAATGAGATTAAAAGCAAAGGCGATTCCTCTAACGCTCCCAGTAGTGAGGGGATTATAATCACACACAGCAGAAAAAACCATTATGTACTCCATGGACAAAATAACTCCACACGGAATACAGGGATGTCACAACGGAGAGGCGCCTGGCCGTCACGAAGGCCCCATGCCCACAGGCGCTTTAGCCCGCGCAGAAGCGACAGCAGTGAGTCATCCAGTGACAGTTCAAGTGAGAGTGATGGGGACTAG
- the Mepe gene encoding matrix extracellular phosphoglycoprotein isoform X2, producing the protein MMQAMAVCVGLLLFSVTWAAPMLNEEESTTNQGSAHGDLTASMHPEPTGIKGAENVGDALLNRPDQERYGATLVRSNPQPIKRPVTRTELRRDKNREKKPKSVPSMIPADINDAKDHFKDEENQQRYLLSRNSSVKSKHTHQVRRSTHYLAHLPQIRKIPGDFEGSGSPYTQVRGDNDVPPFSGDGQHFLDIPGKGGAVGPGLDSSASHRGLSGSDKAEIGNPQTSGLGSNEIPEKERHGDAIPTGDGDETAHRAGAAGVSLAEGGNDITGSTNFRELPGKEGNRVDAGSQNAHQGKVEFHYPRAPSKEKPKGGSRDSAGSASYNEIPKRGKGSSRKDAGESYRNQVTWTEKQRFPGKGKSQGQVLPSHSLGNEIKSKGDSSNAPSSEGIIITHSRKNHYVLHGQNNSTRNTGMSQRRGAWPSRRPHAHRRFSPRRSDSSESSSDSSSESDGD; encoded by the exons ATGATGCAGgccatggccgtgtgtgttggactgctcctcttcagtgtgaCCTGGGCAGCACCA ATGCTGAATGAAGAGGAGAGCACCACCAACCAAGGCAGTGCCCATGGGGACCTAACAGCATCTATGCATCCTGAGCCCACAGGGATTAAAGGAGCAGAGAATGTAGGGGATGCCCTCCTTAACCGGCCTGACCAGGAAAGATATGGTGCCACTCTCGTCAGAAGTAACCCACAGCCTATAAAGAGACCGGTGACGAGGACTGAACTACGGAGGgacaaaaacagagagaagaaacctAAGAGTGTTCCAAGCATGATTCCAGCAGATATCAACGATGCTAAAGACCACTTCAAAGATGAAGAGAATCAACAGAGGTATCTGCTATCCCGGAACAGCTCAGTAAAAAGCAAACATACCCATCAGGTCCGACGGAGCACTCACTATCTAGCACATCTGCCCCAAATCAGAAAGATCCCCGGGGACTTTGAAGGCAGTGGTTCCCCATACACTCAAGTGAGGGGGGATAATGACGTCCCTCCTTTCAGTGGGGACGGGCAACATTTCTTGGACATTCCTGGCAAAGGAGGTGCTGTAGGGCCTGGTCTGGACAGCTCCGCTAGTCACAGGGGCCTCTCGGGCTCTGACAAAGCTGAGATTGGTAACCCGCAAACAAGTGGATTGGGTTCTAACGAGatcccagagaaagagagacatggCGATGCCATTCCAACCGGAGACGGAGACGAAACGGCACACCGGGCAGGTGCTGCTGGTGTGAGCCTTGCGGAGGGCGGCAACGACATCACAGGCAGCACTAATTTTAGGGAACTCCCtggaaaagaaggaaacagaGTTGATGCCGGCAGCCAAAATGCCCATCAAGGGAAAGTCGAATTTCACTACCCACGAGCGCCCTCCAAAGAGAAGCCGAAAGGGGGCAGCCGCGACAGTGCGGGGAGCGCCAGTTACAATGAGATTCCCAAGCGCGGCAAAGGAAGTTCTAGGAAAGATGCCGGAGAATCCTACAGGAACCAAGTGAcctggactgaaaaacaaagattTCCGGGAAAAGGCAAAAGCCAGGGCCAGGTTCTTCCTTCTCACAGTCTTGGTAATGAGATTAAAAGCAAAGGCGATTCCTCTAACGCTCCCAGTAGTGAGGGGATTATAATCACACACAGCAGAAAAAACCATTATGTACTCCATGGACAAAATAACTCCACACGGAATACAGGGATGTCACAACGGAGAGGCGCCTGGCCGTCACGAAGGCCCCATGCCCACAGGCGCTTTAGCCCGCGCAGAAGCGACAGCAGTGAGTCATCCAGTGACAGTTCAAGTGAGAGTGATGGGGACTAG